From Bacillota bacterium:
CCGCGCGGAGGAGCACCTCTCCAACACGCCCAAGCAGCTGGCGGTCTACCGGGCGCTGGGCCTGGAGCCGCCCGCCTTCGGCCACCTGCCCATGATCCTCGCCCCCGACCGGTCGAAGCTCTCCAAGCGCCACGGCGCCATCGCCGTGGAGGAGTTCCGGGACCGCGGCTACCTTCCTGAGGCGATGGTCAACTACCTGGCGCTCCTCGGCTGGTCGCCGGGCGGCGAGGAAGAGTTCTTCACCCGCGACGAGCTCGTCGCCCGCTTCGACCTCGACCGGGTCAGCCGCCAGCCGGCCATCTACGACGTGGAGAAGCTGACCTGGATGAACGCGCACTACCTGCGCGAGGCCGACCTGGGCCGGCTGGCCGACCTGACCGCGCCCTTCCTGGAGCGGGCGGGTCTGGCGGCGCCGGGCGCGCTGGCCGGGCCCGGCCCGGAGCGCCAGCGCCTGGAGGGCGTCCTGGCCGCCGGCCGCGACCGGGTGCGGACGCTGGGCGAGGTGCCGGAGGCCTTCCCCTACTTCTGGCGCGCCCCCGCCCCGGAGGACTTCGACCCCAAGGGTGTGAGGAAGCACTTCCTGTCGCCGGCGCCTGCCGCCGCGGAGACGGGTGCTCCCGCGCTGCCGCCCGCGCCCGAGCGGCTCCGCGCCGCGGCGGCCGCGCTGGAGTCGCTGCCCGCCTGGGACGAGGCGCGCGCCGAGGCCGCCTTCCGCGCCCTCTGCGAGGCGCGCGGCTGGAAGACCGGCCAGCTCTTCCACCCGGTCCGCCTGGCGGTCAGCGGTCGGACCGTCGGCCCGAGCCTCTTCGCGCTCCTGACGCTCCTGCCGCGGCAGGAGGTGGTCCGGCGGTTGCGCGACGCCGCCCGCTGGATCGAGGAAGGCCGTTTCGAGGCGCTGGTCGCGGACGAGGCGGCGCCGGCCCCGGAGGGCGGGGCGCCGCGCTCGGACGGCAGGCCATGAGCCTGCCCGCCGTCCGAGCGCGGGCCGGGTGGCCGGTTGCGAAGAGCGGCCGACCGTGCTATAGTCCTGCTTGCCTGCGCGGGAGGACCGCGGAAGCGGATCCTTGCGTGCGCGTCCTCAGGTTCTGACTGAGGAGGCCGTCGGTGGGGGATCGTCCAACGGTAGGACACATGACTCTGGATCATGGAATCCTGGTTCGAATCCAGGTCCCCCAGCCAGAAGACTTCTGCCGGATTCGTCTAGAGGCCCAGGACGCCGCCCTCTCACGGCGGTAACGCGGGTTCGAATCCCGCATCCGGTACCATCGTTCCCGAAAGAGCTTGAGCCACAAGACATTGCGGACGTCAGACCCCGGGTGCTGGGGAGAAGTTGGGGAGAACTCGGGGAGATCCGCAGGTGACCGCCGGGTAGCGTGGTACCGAATTCCGGCGGTCACAGCTCTTTTCTGGCAGGCATGCTGTTGGCTGCCGCCAAGGCATCGCTGAGTAGCTGATCGGCTGCGAGGGCTGCCTGGCTCTGTTGCACGGGTAGCACGTGCGCGTAGATCCTGAGCGTCGTCATGACGTCGGAATGCCCGAGCATCTTAGAGATCACGTGGATGGGCGTTCCGGCGGCCGCCTGGAGCGTCGTGAACGTGTGTCGCAGGTCATGAAAGCGGGGGAGCGGAGGCTTGAACCCAGCCTTTTCCACCGCCCTCCTGAACGCTGCGCTCAGCCAGTTCGGGCTCAGCGGCTGCCCGTCCTCACGGGGAAACACCAAGTCCCATTTATCGCCCTGCCAGGCCGGACCCCAGGCCAGTCGCGCCTTTTGTATCAGGAGCTTTTGCCGTCTCAAGACCGTCGCGGCCTCGGGGCCGATCTTCACCTGGCGGACCGACTCGCGCGTCTTGGGCGTCGTGGAAGCCAACCCATTGTCCAGGCGCTGGAGTGCCTGGGCGACACGTAGGACCCCGTCTTCTAGATCGACGTCGCGCCAGCGGAGGCCCAAGAGCTCGCCTCGGCGCATCCCGGTAGCAAGAGCCAGAACGACGATGGCCTCTATCCTTGTACCCCGCACGGCGGCCATGAGCTGCATCACTTCATCGCGGTCGAGGGCCCTCATCTCTGGGGGATCCCATCTCGGAGGTGAGGCCTTCGCGACCGGGTTGGTGGAGATGAGACCCCAGGTAACGGCGTCTTGGAGCGCCCGGTGGAGCATCCGGTGGTGCTGGGCAACCGTCCTGGCCGACAAGCCACCTCGTAGCCATTCAGCGTAGGCTCGCTCCAAGTCAAGCGGAGTGATGCGCTGAAGCGGAACGACGCCCAGGACCGGCCGGACGTGGTTCTCGATGATCCCCGCGTAGCGCTCGACCGTGCGGGGCCGTAGCTTCATGCGTGTTGCTTCGATCCACTGGACGAGGAACTCGCCGACAGTCATCCTGCGCGGTTCCACGACGATGCCCAGGTCGGCCGCCCGCAGAAGAGCGGTGAGCTCCTGCTCGGCGTCTTCGCGAGTGCCACGTACCGACTTGCGGTAGCGCTTTCCACCCCGCCAGACCTCGACCCGCCAAGAATCGCGCCCGCGTTGCTCGATATGCCCACGCCCCGACGTAGAGGATGGGCGCCCGCAAGTATGATGCTTTGTCAAAGATCCATCGACCTCCGTGCACATGCACGGGCGGTCCCTCCGGCGCACGTGGTACGCCGCGGGACCGCCCGCTCCCTCTTCTAACCTCGGCTAGCTGGCGGAGGCCGCGTGGGTGTGCTCCCGCTCCTCCATCCACGTGAAGAGGGCGTCGCGGCGAATCAGGCCTGTGTCCCAGGACGTGGTGGAAAAGCCCTGGGTGAGCTGAGGTCCTTCCGGCTGCACCCGAGGGCGTAGACCGAGGGTGCAGCCGGGCAAGCCAGCCAGTTCCTGGCTGGACAAGGAAAGCCACCCTGAGGTTTCCTGGCGGTAGCGAACCCGCAACCAAGGAGGGACCTCAGGAGTGGCTGAGTTCAGTCTCTCGCTCTCGGAGCTCCTGCGCAACGCCCAGGACGCTCCGGACTTCTTCCGGATCGCGCTTCAGCGGCTCCTCCAGGCGTTGATCGAGGCCGAGGCCAGCGAGAAGATCGGCGCCGAGCGCTACGAGCGCACGCCCGAGCGGGTGACGCAGCGCAACGGCCACCGGCCGTACGTCCTGAAGAGCCGGATGGGACCGCTCGAGCTCGGCATCCCCAAGCTCCGCAAGGGCTCCTTCTTCCCCAGCCTCCTCCAGCCGCGACGCCGGACCGAGAAGGCGCTCCTCTCGGTGATCCAGGAGGCCGGCCTCAGAGGCCGTACTGCGAGCGCACCAGGTCGAGGAGCCCCTTCTTCTCCAGCATCCGGAAAGGAAGGAGCAGGGTCAGCTGGACGGCGCCGGGGAGGCGGGAGACCTCGACGCCACCGGTGACCGTGGCGCGGTTCCGCACCTCCGCCTCGCTGACGCCCAGGAAGCGCGCCGCCCTCCGGATGGCGTTCTCGGTGGCGCGGTTGAGGTCGACGCCGGTGCCGATGAACTGGAGCGGCGCCACGTCGAGCTCGGGGGCGACGCCGATCCGCTCGCCGAGGGCGCGGGCCGCGGTCACTTCCTCCGCCGCGAAGGGGCGGGCGATGGGCGGCAGGTCCTCGGGCCGCGGCAGGAGGATCGGGCCTTCCAGCTCCAGGCCGGGGAGCACGTCGACGCGGACCGTCACGTCGGCGGTGACGTCGATGGAGTGGAGCGCCAGCTCGCCGCGGCCCATCACCGAGTGGGCGTCGCCCATGTAGACGCCGGCGCCCTCCACCTTGACCGGGCAGAGGAGGACGGCGCCCTCGCGGACGTCGCGGCAGTCGAGGTGCGCGTCGGTCCGGTGGGCGTCGAGCTGCTCCTGGGTGAGCGCGTAGGGGTGGTGCGCGCCGACGAGGCTCGCGCCGAAGTCGCCGGCGTTGTGCGAGTCGGGCATGTCGACGGAGGGCGTGGTGCCGATGTTGCCCACGTTGGGGATGACGCGGGCGACCATGCCGCTGAGCGTGTGGGGCGCGTAGAGGAGGATCGGATGCTGCTCGCTTCCTTCGGGGAGGGAGGCCTCCTCGCGGGCGCGCTCGGCGATGCGGCGGGCGTTGGCCTCGTCCACGGCCAGGGCGACGCGGTACTCGTCGTCGTAGGTGACGGTGTAGCCCTCCTCGAAATGGAAGGCGCTCGCCTCGGCGCCGCAGCGGGCGCAGCGGACCGCTTCCTCGCCCGTCCCCTCGGGGCGGCTCTCCGGCCAGGGCGCGCCGCAGTTGGGGCAGCGCTTGTCGACGAAGGGGTCGTCGCCGAAGGCCTTGGGGTTGAGCGTCATGGTGCCGGTGGCGGCGGCGTGGGAGACGACGCGGAGCCGCTCGATGGTGATGGCGACGGCGTCGCCCGGCCGCGCGCCCTCCACGTAGACGGGCTGGGTCACCTCGTGGCCGCCCTTGAAGTGCGGCGTGATCATGGGGCCCCAGCAGCCGGGCGGGGTGACGGCGCGGATCCGGCCGCCGCTGGGGATGCGGCCGAAGAAGCCGGCGGTGACGGCCCGGACGCCGAACCGGCCGAAGATCTTGCGAACCAGGCTGATGGTGGCTCCGTAGAGATCGCGGCTCAAGAGCACCCGGTCGCCGCCTCCGCCCCCTCCAGCAGGGCTACGGCCTCTTCAAAGGCCGCCACGGTGGGGTTGTGGTGCCGCGTATAGGTGAAGCCGCTCCGGGCTCCCCCCAGGATGGCGTCCATCTCCGTGGGGCCGGGGGCGACGTACGTGTTGCTGGCGTAGATGGGCCCCACCGTGGGCGTGAAGGTCGGCGCCGGGCGGCGTTCCCCGGCGTGGACCGCGACGGTGGCGGGCGAGCAGTCGCGAAGCTCCACTGGATCGGATCCCTCCACGGCGTCGAGTGGACCGGCTCGCCGTAGCTTCTTGGAACGGGGGCGGCATTCCTTGCAGAGCAGATGGGCGGCGGGGCAGGCGGAGGATCCGGGCATCTGAGCAAGCGGAGGCGGGTGAGGCGGCGGTGGGGGACGTCATCGAGGTGGAGAGGCTCGAGAGGCGGTATGGCGCCGTGGAGGCGGTGCGCGGGGTCTCGTTCACGGTCCGGGCGAGGGAGATCTTCGCCTTCCTCGGGCCCAACGGTGCCGGGAAGACGACCACGATCAAGATGCTGGCCACGCTTCTCGATCCGAGCGGCGGGCGGGCGACGGTGGCGGGCCATGACGTCGTCCGGGAGAGGGCGCGGGTGCGGGAGGCGATCGGCATCGTCTTCCAGGACCCGACGTTGGACGACCAGTTGACGGCGATGGAGAACCTGGTCTTCCACGGTCTCCTCTACGGGCTGTCGGAACGGCAGGTGCGGGAACGGGCGCTGCCCCTCCTCCGCCTCTCCGGGCTGGAGGAGCGGGCGCAGAGCCTGGTGCGCACCTTCTCGGGCGGGATGAAACGCCGGCTGGAGCTGGTCCGCGGCCTGATCCACACGCCGGAGGTGCTCTTCCTGGACGAGCCGACGGTGGGTCTGGACCCGCAGTCGCGTGCGCAGATGTGGGAGCTGGTCCGGGGGCTGGCGCGCGACGGCGGCGTGACGGTCTTCATGACCACGCACTACATGGACGAGGCGGAGGTCGCCGACCGGATCGCCATCATGGACGACGGCCGCATCGTGGCGCTGGACACCCCGGACGGGCTGAAACGGCAGGTGGGCTCCGACATCATCCTGGTGGAGGCGGATGAGCCGCCCGCCGACCCGCACTGGGCGGAGGGTCTCGGCGTCGAGCTGCGGGGAGGCGCGCCGCGCTTCGAGGTCCGCTGCCAGGGCGCCGACCGGGTGCTGCCGCGGGTGGTGGAGGCCTTCACGGGGGTGCGGCGCGTGGAGGTGCGCAGGCCGACCCTGGATACGGTCTTCCTGACGCTGACGGGGCGCGAGATCCGGGAGGAGCCGCCGGAGGATCCGCGGCGGCGGAGGGCGAGGTGGGGCCGGTGAGGGCGGCGCGGGGCGCCTACGTGATCTGGCTCCGGGAGCTGCTCCGGTTCGTGCGCCAGCCGTCGCAGATCGTGGGCATGTTCGCCCAGCCGCTCCTCTTCCTGCTGCTGGTGGGGAACGGGATCCGCAGCGGCTTCACCCTCAACGCCGCCCGGGGAGCGGACTACCTGACGTTCATGTTCCCCGGCATCGCGGGCATGTCGGTGCTCTTCACCAGTCTCTTCAGCGCCGTCTCGATCGTCTGGGACCGGGAGTTCGGTTTCTTGAAAGAGGTGCTCGTCAGCCCGGTGCCGCGCTGGGCGATCGTGCTGGGCAAGGCGGCGGGCGGGGTGTCGGTGGCGGTGGTGCAGGGCGCCATCCTCCTCCTGCTCGCGCCGGCCGTCGGCGTCCGCCTGGGCGTGCTCACCTTCCTGGCCATGCTGGGGGTGCTGGCGCTCGTCTCCCTGACGCTGGTCGGCCTCGGCATCCTCATCGCCAGCCGGATGGAGTCGATGCAGGGGTTCCAGGTGATCATGAACTTCCTGGTCATGCCGATGTTCTTTCTGTCGGGGCTCTTGTCAGTGGCGGCTGAACGAGGATGGAAGATCCCGGAGGCGGCACCGACGGGCCCATGTCAGCCTCTTATCGACGCGCTCCGCCACATCGTCTACGGCTCCTCCGCCCTGGAACGGGCGTTGACGCAGTTCCCGCTGGAACTGGACCTGGCGGTGACGGCGGGCGTGGCCGCGGTGCTGCTCGGCCTCGCCTCGTGGGCGTTCACCACCGCCCGGAACGTCTGACCGGAGGAGGCGGGGGAGGAGCTCCCGGTCCACCTCCCCGCTCTCCACGCCTCCTCCGGAGAGCCTCAGGGCCGGCTCGCCGTCGCCTTTCCCCGCACCTCCGGCTTGCGCGCCCGCCGCCAGGCATCCATCCCCCCGGCCAGGTGGGAGACGTCGCGGAAGCCACGGCGGAGGAGCTCCGCGGCCGCGGCCTGGCTCCTGTGGCCTGTCTTGCAGACGAGCACCACCTTCTGCGACGGCCCCGCGTCGCGGGCCAGCCGAGCTTCGCTGCCGAGCGGGTAGGAGAGGGCGCCTTCGATGTGGCCCGCGCGGAACTCGCGACGGGTGCGAACGTCGATCAGCACCAGGTCCGGGCGGGCTTCCAGGAGCGCCTCGAGCTGGTCGGGGGTGAGATCGGCCAGCCCCCGGGGATGGCGGAACAGGTCGAGCAGAGTCGTCTCCTCGTCCCTCCCTTGCCTGCTCGACAAAGAATACCGCCGGCTCTGGAAATGCCGGAAGCCTTCCGCAGCGGAGCGCCGGGCCTGCCGGCTCCGTCTTGGGTGGCGGGCCCGGCCCGGCGAGGTCCGGCGGTCGGATGGCCCCCACCCGAAGCCTCCCCGGTGCCGGGCGGGCTCCGGTGGGTGGGAGGTCTCTAGCGGCGGCGTCCACTCCGAGGGTCGTGGAGCGCCGGGGCGGCCGCCTGGCGTGTCGCCTCCTCGCGCGCTTCCTTCCAAGGCTCCCGGGCCGCGTAGCCCCTTTCCTGCGCGTCCTCGGCCTCGAGGACGTCGGCGGCCGCATGCCAGCGGGACGACAGCTCGTCCAGGAAGCGGGCGCGCTCGCCCACCAGCACGTCCTCGGCGCCCGGGTGGGTGGGATGGGCGCCCGACTCGGCCACCATGGCGCGGAGGGCGGCCGGGTTGTCGATGATGGGGCACGGCGCGTAGTGGTTGGGCGAGAAGGGGATGCGCCGCTGGTAGGCCGCGAAGAGGGGGCTCCGGAGGATCTCGAGAAGCGAGGATTCGCGGATGTTGTGGGTGGCGAAGTGGACGAAGGCACAGGGTTCCGCTTCGCCGCTGGGGGTGATGTGCAGGTACGTCCGTGCCCCCGCGATGCAGCCCTGCGTGAAGTGCCCGTCGTTCCAGAAGTCGGCGATCAAGATGGGCCGGGTCCGGCGGAGTTCGTTGACCCGGCGGACGAGCCAGGCCCGCTGCTCCGGCCGGAGCATCAGGTCCAGGTCGGCGTCCGGCCCCACGGGCACGTAGTGGAAGCTCCAGAGGTAGACCACGCCCTTCTCGATGAGGAAGCTGATGAAGTCGTCCGAGAAGACCTCTTCGACGTTCCGCCGGGTGACGGTGATCGACGCGCCGAAGAGGACGCCGCGCTCGCGCAGCCGGTCCATGGCGGCCATCACCCGGTCGAAGACACCGGGACCGCGCCGGTCGTCCGTCTCTTCCCTCCACCCCTCCAGGCTGATGGCGGGCGAGAGGTTGCCCAGCTCGGCCAGCCGGTCGGCCACCCGGTCGGTGATGAGCGTGCCGTTGGTGTAGACCATGAACGATGCGTCGGTATGCTCCGCCACGACGTCCAGGAGAGGCTTGTAGGCGAAGGGTTCGCCGCCCGAGAGGACGAACCAGTAGATTCCCAGCTCCTTGGCCTCCCGCAGCAGCAGGTCGAAGCGCTCGCGCGGGATGAAGGGGCCGCGGGCGTAGCCGCCCGCCCAGCATCCTTTGCAGCGGAGGTTGCAGCCCGAGGTCGGATCGATCAGCAGGAAGACCGGGACGTGGACACCGTGTCGCTGTTCCGCCGCCCGCCGCTGGGACGGCGCGAAGAGGAGCTGGTGGATGGCCCAGTTGGTCACGATCCGCTTCACCATGGTCCGGTTGGTCAAGAGCTGCCGCGCCCGCTCCGCGATGGCGGGGTCGCCGCTCACGCGCCGCCGGAAGGCGAGGAACTGCTCCCGGACCCCCGGGTCGCGGACGAAGCGCTCGACGGTGTCCAGGATCCGGTCCAGCCGGCCCGCCGGATCCGGCATCAGATACGAGACGGCGGCGTCGACGGCGGCTTCCGCCGTCCGCCGGGCGACGGCCAGCTCGGCCTGGCTCCACCAGGATCGCCCGTTCATCGCTTCCGGCATGGAGATGCACCCCCTTGTCAGATGGGACCGGCGCCCATCGCGGCGGGGCGGCCACCCGCCCGGCCGCGACCCGGCCGCGATGCTACGAAGGACCAGCCTCCGGCCGTGCACGGGGATCGATCATCGGAAGTTTCAAAGCATTTGAAAGGGAATTTGGAAACAAGGCGAGGCCGTCCGGATCCCGCCGGCCCGCGAGACCGGGCACATGCGGCTTCCTGGGCGCAGGCGGAGGCTTCGACACGGGCCGCTCACCCTTTGGCAGATGTTCCGGCATCGATCCCGCAGGCGCAGGCTCACCCGCTCACTTGTGAAACTAGGAGCATCGGGAGGATCTGTCAAGGCGATGAACACATCAGCTTTAGTTGCAAGTTTTCAACGCAGGATCCTGCTCAAATGGAAATTCAGACGAGAGGCCGGGAAGCTGTCCGCGGGACAGCCGGCCCCGCGAGGCGGCGGTGGAGGCCAGGAGATACCGCTCTTCTCGCGGAACCCACTCGGGCGGTGATGTGCGGCGATGTTCACGCTGGTGGTGGGCGCGCGGCGGAGCGGCAAGTCCACCTTCGCCGAGCGGCTGGCCGCCTGCCTTGAGGAGGAGGCGCACCTCCCCGTCACCTACGTCGCCACCGCCCGCCCGGACCACCCGGAGATGCTGGAGCGGATCCGCGCGCACCGGGCGCGGCGGCCGCCGGCGTGGGAGACGCTGGAGCCCGACGCCTGGCGGCCGGAGGCGCTTCCTGCGGCCCTGGAGTCCCTGGCGCAGGAGCGCCTCGTGCTCCTGGACGAGGCGAGCCTCTGGGTGGCCACCTGCCTGGACGCCTGGGCGGAGACGGGGCCGGGGGCGGGGGTGGCCGAGGCGGCGTACCGGCGGCTGCTGGCGCGGCTGGTGAGGGCGCTGGCGGGGAGGAGGGCGCCGGCGGTGGTGGTCAGCGGCGAAGCCGGGGCGGGGATCGTGCCGCCGGATCCGGGGGCGCGCCGCTTCGTCGACTGGCTCGGCCGGCTCAACCAGGAGCTGGCTGCCGAGGCCGGGCGCGTGGTCTGGATGGTGGCCGGCCTGCCGCTGGCGGTCAAGGGGGAGCTGCCGGAGTGCGCGCGCGCACGCTGATGGTCCAGGGGACCGGCTCGGGCGTGGGGAAGAGCTTCCTGGTGACGGGGCTCTGCCGCCTCTTCGCCCAGGCCGGGCTGAGGGTGGCCCCCTTCAAGGCGCAGAACATGTCGCTCAACGCCTGGGTGGCGGCCGACGGCGGCGAGATGGCCCGGGCGCAGGCGGTCCAGGCGGAGGCGGCCGGGGTCGAGCCGCGCGTCGAGATGAACCCCATCCTCCTCAAGCCCAAGGGGGACGGCGTCAGCCAGGTGATCCTCCGCGGGCGGCCCCTGGGGGACCTGGGCGCGGGGGCCCTCTGGGCGGAGGGGGAGCGGCTCTGGGCGGCGGTCGCGGAGGCGCTGGACCGCCTTCGCGAGGCCTTCGACCTGGTGGTGATCGAGGGTGCGGGGAGCCCGGCGGAGCTGAACCTGCGCCGCCACGACCTGGCCAACATGCGCGTGGCCGGGGCGGCCGGCGCCCCCGTCCTCCTGGTCGGCGACATCGAGCGGGGAGGCATCTTCGCGGCGCTCCTGGGCACGCTCGACCTCCTGCCGCCGGAGGAGCGGCGGAGGGTGCGGGGCCTGGTGGTCAACAAGTTCCGCGGCGACCTGCGCCTCTTCGAGGACGGGGTGCGCATCCTGGAGGAGCGGGGCGGCGTGCCGGTGGTGGGGGTGCTTCCTCGCCTGGAGGTGGAGATCGAGCCGGAGGACGCGCTGGACCTGGGCGGGCGCGCGGCCTGGACCGCGCCGGCGGCCGAGCCCGGGACGCTGGAGATCGCCGTGGTCCTCCACCCGCACCTCTCCAACTTCAGCGACCTGGAACCGCTCCGCCGCCGGCCCGGCGTCCGCCTCCGGCCGGTGCGGCGGCCGGAGGAGCTGGGGGAGCCGGACGCCATCCTCCTCCCGGGCAGCAAGAACACCGTCGACGACCTGCGGGCGCACCGGGAGAGCGGCCCCCGTCCCCCGGGTCGCGACCCCCCGGCGCGGTATGGCCGGCTCAGCTTCCGAAGGTAGACGGCACGGCCGAGCGTCCCGCCGAGGCGCTGGCCTCGAACGGCCACCTGCCTTCGGCCGGGGAGCCTCCAGGGCCGCGGACTCTCCTGCAGGGAGGCGGAGCCGGCTCGCGAATTCGGCAAGCGCGTGCTTGAGGCGGTGGTCGCCGGCCTTTCCCGCGGCAACGGAGGGGTGAGCCATGATCGAGCGCATCGACAACGTCGGTGTCGCGACCCGGCGTCTGGAGGCGATGGAACGGTTCTACGGCCTGCTCGGCTTCGAGGTGGTGGAGAGGGACGCGACGCCCGGCGTCCTGATGGCGGCGGGCAGTGCACGCCTCTACCTCTTCGAGACGAGGGCCGAGGGAGCAGGCGCCCAGCGACGCCCGGAGCTGGTCGACGACCCGCCCGGGCTGGACCACCTGAGCTTCTGGGTGAGCGACGTGGACGACGCCTGCCGCCGGTTGCGGGAGCAGGGCGTCGTCTTGACCGGCGAGCCGGAGGACCAGCCCTGGGGGGCACGGGCCTGCAGCCTCAACGACCCCGACGGCAACCTGGTCTTTCTCCTCGGCCCGCGGAGGGGACGCTGAAGCCGGCCGCACCCCGCCCAGGGCGACGGGCGGCCCCGGGCTCTCCGCGCCGCGGACCCGTCGCCCCCTCGTCCTCGGCGGCGAAGACCCAGCGCCGGTATCCCCACCAGTCGACCAGGGCGGTGAGCGCCGCCCCGCCGAGGCGCGCCGCCGGCGGGGCGAGAACGTCGGCCAGGGAGGCGGTCGCCACCGCCCCGGCCAGGAGCGCCGTGCCGCTCACCAGCAGGAAGCGGAGCGGCCGCGCCTCGCTCCGGAAGACCCAGCCGCGCTGGAGCAGGAAGCTCTGCACCATGGCGCTGCCCCCCGAGAGGAGGGCGAGCCAGGCGTGCGTCCCGGCGCCGCTCGCATCCAGCCAGGCGGAGCCGACCGTGTAGAGCCCGACATCGGTCAGCGTGTTGAGCAGCCCCGCCGTCGCGAAGCGCAGAAACCGGAGAAGCTCCGGCACCTCGTCGACCTCCGGGCGTAATGGGCCCGGAAAGCCCAGGGTCCATGCGTCGCCCCGCGCCCTGCCGGCACGTTCCGCGCTTTTCCGCATAGGACGGACCAGGGGTGGAGCGGGATGGACCTCAACTGGACGGACGCCGGACTGGCCGCCGTCGGCGCGCTGGTCGGCTTCTTCCTGCGCCGCTTCTCCCGGGATCCGGCGCAGCTGGCCCGGCTGATGGAGATCGCGCAGATCGTGGTGCGCGCGGTCGAGGAAGTCGGCGCCCTCTACGGCTGGGACGGGCCGACCAAGAAGAGCGAGGCGGACCGCCGCCTGCGGCGCCTGGCCGCCATCCACGGCCTCCGCCTGCGGAACGAGGAAGTGGACACGGTCATCGAGGCCGCCGTCGCCGACCTCAAGGGGGCCGGCCTCCAGATCGCCCGCCGGCGCCCCGCCACCGCCGCCCGGCCGGCCGTCCCCCGGGCGTAGCAGGGCTCCCGGAAGGCCGCCGTCGGCGCCCCGGGGATGTCCGACTCTCGGCTTCCTGGCAGGAGAAACGGCTCGGCTGGCGAATGCGTTGGCCCGTGATCAGTTCCACCGGGCCGGCCGGAGGCGTTCCGCGCGGTGCAGCGCGGGGGGAGCCCGCACGGGGGAAGCTTACCTGGAAGGCTTGGCCGCCCTGCAGGTGCAAGATTGCAGTAGACTCAGTGCTGTGAGCGTACGAGACGCCGCGGGCCGGCGTGGGCGGCGAACTTGCCAAGGAGGTCGACGACATGGCCTATGTCATCTGCGAACCGTGCATCGGTGTGAAGGACAAGTCCTGCCAGGAGGTCTGCCCGGTCAACTGCATCGTCGAGGGTGACGACCAGCTCTACA
This genomic window contains:
- the gltX gene encoding glutamate--tRNA ligase; this translates as MSNVRVRFAPSPTGYLHLGGARTALFNWLFARHHGGVFVLRIEDTDRQRSTEASVRAITDGLRWLGLDWDEGPGAGGAYGPYFQSQRQEAYRQAAASLLERGLAYRCYCTPEELEERRKQALAEGRAPRYDRRCLRLGAAERERLEREGRRPALRLLAPDEGITVVHDLVRGDVEFANAAVMDDFVIVKSDGFPTYNFAAVVDDAAMRITHVLRAEEHLSNTPKQLAVYRALGLEPPAFGHLPMILAPDRSKLSKRHGAIAVEEFRDRGYLPEAMVNYLALLGWSPGGEEEFFTRDELVARFDLDRVSRQPAIYDVEKLTWMNAHYLREADLGRLADLTAPFLERAGLAAPGALAGPGPERQRLEGVLAAGRDRVRTLGEVPEAFPYFWRAPAPEDFDPKGVRKHFLSPAPAAAETGAPALPPAPERLRAAAAALESLPAWDEARAEAAFRALCEARGWKTGQLFHPVRLAVSGRTVGPSLFALLTLLPRQEVVRRLRDAARWIEEGRFEALVADEAAPAPEGGAPRSDGRP
- a CDS encoding site-specific integrase; translation: MTVGEFLVQWIEATRMKLRPRTVERYAGIIENHVRPVLGVVPLQRITPLDLERAYAEWLRGGLSARTVAQHHRMLHRALQDAVTWGLISTNPVAKASPPRWDPPEMRALDRDEVMQLMAAVRGTRIEAIVVLALATGMRRGELLGLRWRDVDLEDGVLRVAQALQRLDNGLASTTPKTRESVRQVKIGPEAATVLRRQKLLIQKARLAWGPAWQGDKWDLVFPREDGQPLSPNWLSAAFRRAVEKAGFKPPLPRFHDLRHTFTTLQAAAGTPIHVISKMLGHSDVMTTLRIYAHVLPVQQSQAALAADQLLSDALAAANSMPARKEL
- a CDS encoding acetamidase/formamidase family protein, whose amino-acid sequence is MLLSRDLYGATISLVRKIFGRFGVRAVTAGFFGRIPSGGRIRAVTPPGCWGPMITPHFKGGHEVTQPVYVEGARPGDAVAITIERLRVVSHAAATGTMTLNPKAFGDDPFVDKRCPNCGAPWPESRPEGTGEEAVRCARCGAEASAFHFEEGYTVTYDDEYRVALAVDEANARRIAERAREEASLPEGSEQHPILLYAPHTLSGMVARVIPNVGNIGTTPSVDMPDSHNAGDFGASLVGAHHPYALTQEQLDAHRTDAHLDCRDVREGAVLLCPVKVEGAGVYMGDAHSVMGRGELALHSIDVTADVTVRVDVLPGLELEGPILLPRPEDLPPIARPFAAEEVTAARALGERIGVAPELDVAPLQFIGTGVDLNRATENAIRRAARFLGVSEAEVRNRATVTGGVEVSRLPGAVQLTLLLPFRMLEKKGLLDLVRSQYGL
- a CDS encoding PLP-dependent transferase encodes the protein MELRDCSPATVAVHAGERRPAPTFTPTVGPIYASNTYVAPGPTEMDAILGGARSGFTYTRHHNPTVAAFEEAVALLEGAEAATGCS
- a CDS encoding ATP-binding cassette domain-containing protein is translated as MGDVIEVERLERRYGAVEAVRGVSFTVRAREIFAFLGPNGAGKTTTIKMLATLLDPSGGRATVAGHDVVRERARVREAIGIVFQDPTLDDQLTAMENLVFHGLLYGLSERQVRERALPLLRLSGLEERAQSLVRTFSGGMKRRLELVRGLIHTPEVLFLDEPTVGLDPQSRAQMWELVRGLARDGGVTVFMTTHYMDEAEVADRIAIMDDGRIVALDTPDGLKRQVGSDIILVEADEPPADPHWAEGLGVELRGGAPRFEVRCQGADRVLPRVVEAFTGVRRVEVRRPTLDTVFLTLTGREIREEPPEDPRRRRARWGR
- a CDS encoding ABC transporter permease — protein: MRAARGAYVIWLRELLRFVRQPSQIVGMFAQPLLFLLLVGNGIRSGFTLNAARGADYLTFMFPGIAGMSVLFTSLFSAVSIVWDREFGFLKEVLVSPVPRWAIVLGKAAGGVSVAVVQGAILLLLAPAVGVRLGVLTFLAMLGVLALVSLTLVGLGILIASRMESMQGFQVIMNFLVMPMFFLSGLLSVAAERGWKIPEAAPTGPCQPLIDALRHIVYGSSALERALTQFPLELDLAVTAGVAAVLLGLASWAFTTARNV
- a CDS encoding rhodanese-like domain-containing protein; its protein translation is MSSRQGRDEETTLLDLFRHPRGLADLTPDQLEALLEARPDLVLIDVRTRREFRAGHIEGALSYPLGSEARLARDAGPSQKVVLVCKTGHRSQAAAAELLRRGFRDVSHLAGGMDAWRRARKPEVRGKATASRP
- a CDS encoding radical SAM protein, coding for MPEAMNGRSWWSQAELAVARRTAEAAVDAAVSYLMPDPAGRLDRILDTVERFVRDPGVREQFLAFRRRVSGDPAIAERARQLLTNRTMVKRIVTNWAIHQLLFAPSQRRAAEQRHGVHVPVFLLIDPTSGCNLRCKGCWAGGYARGPFIPRERFDLLLREAKELGIYWFVLSGGEPFAYKPLLDVVAEHTDASFMVYTNGTLITDRVADRLAELGNLSPAISLEGWREETDDRRGPGVFDRVMAAMDRLRERGVLFGASITVTRRNVEEVFSDDFISFLIEKGVVYLWSFHYVPVGPDADLDLMLRPEQRAWLVRRVNELRRTRPILIADFWNDGHFTQGCIAGARTYLHITPSGEAEPCAFVHFATHNIRESSLLEILRSPLFAAYQRRIPFSPNHYAPCPIIDNPAALRAMVAESGAHPTHPGAEDVLVGERARFLDELSSRWHAAADVLEAEDAQERGYAAREPWKEAREEATRQAAAPALHDPRSGRRR